Proteins from one Triticum aestivum cultivar Chinese Spring chromosome 7A, IWGSC CS RefSeq v2.1, whole genome shotgun sequence genomic window:
- the LOC123154886 gene encoding golgin candidate 3 isoform X3, producing the protein MRSSIATYRESLSRLAGEVDDATADEIPAPWPSRRGDNAPTPPSSGRRRRYTRPDPAEPDEISKLKEDIEKIQASEAEIKALSFNYAAMLKEKEGDALVEERAYFASKQASLENEIKQLKQQLRCYSNKEDDTTRRLEDENKRNEFLQQQLNELKVDREMVATTMEELHKELSEKKAELRCLQDELSTRDSERASDGSLQSLRSMVMALQKENSDLKIAKGSLDKELVTMESTTQKVDNSTSDVDNFSDVEKVKDEMASLKKALQGAFHERDRALQNLSRLKQHLLDKDLEDQEKMDEDSKVIEELRAICEQQRAHIVQLERASKVEMTKQEESKKTINDERSRSNEQIEDLQYKLANCMNALESKDQELLNLQSALGQYYAESEAKERLGDDLAMAREALAKLSESLKVANQGIEISRREKDEVVAKLSQAEKMLADGKRSLQKLEDDNSRLRHALEQSMTTVNRMSLDSDNSVDRRIVIKLLVTYFQRNHSKEVLDLMVRMLGFSEEDKQRIGSAQSNVGKVVVRGVLGLPGRLVGGFVGGNSAGKSTHAPQDNQSFADLWVDFLLKETEEREKQKASEAAARLSHEENQTTSRSASNLQASQHIANPGLSTKPHQFDRPDSDEFRMVPLAPMYHPCRRL; encoded by the exons ATGCGGAGCTCTATAGCGACCTATCGGGAGAGCCTCTCCCGGCTCGCTGGCGAGGTCGACGACGCCACGGCAGACGAGATCCCCGCGCCGTGGCCATCTCGGCGCGGAGACAACGCCCCTACGCCTCCGTCGTCCGGGCGGCGGAGGCGGTACACCCGCCCGGACCCCGCTGAGCCGGACGAG ATTTCTAAACTCAAGGAAGATATTGAAAAAATTCAAGCTTCTGAGGCTGAAATAAAGGCATTGTCCTTCAATTATGCTGCCATGTTGAAGGAAAAGGAG GGAGATGCACTGGTGGAAGAAAGAGCATATTTTGCTTCTAAACAGGCTAGTCTTGAAAATGAAATTAAACAATTGAAACAGCAACTCAGGTGCTATTCAAACAAAGAAGATGATACAACACGGAGGTTAGAAG ATGAAAACAAGAGGAACGAATTTCTTCAGCAGCAGCTAAATGAACTGAAGGTCGATAGAGAGATG GTAGCAACTACCATGGAAGAGTTACATAAGGAATTAAGTGAGAAGAAAGCAGAGTTGAGATGCCTGCAAGATGAGTTGAGTACAAGGGACAGTGAGCGTGCATCAGATGGATCTCTTCAAAGCCTTCGAAGTATGGTGATGGCTCTACAGAAGGAGAATTCAGATTTGAAG ATAGCGAAGGGCAGCCTTGACAAAGAGCTCGTTACTATGGAAAGCACAACACAAAAAGTTGACAATAGTACTTCTGATGTTGACAATTTTTCTGATGTGGAGAAG GTCAAGGACGAGATGGCTTCATTGAAGAAAGCTTTACAGGGTGCTTTTCATGAGCGAGACAGAGCATTACAAAATTTGTCTCGGCTGAAGCAGCATTTGTTAGATAAG GACCTTGAAGACCAAGAAAAGATGGATGAAGATAGCAAAGTCATTGAAGAGTTGCGGGCAATCTGTGAGCAGCAAAGAGCTCATATAGTGCAGTTAGAGAGGGCATCAAAGGTTGAGATGACAAAGCAGGAGGAGAGTAAGAAGACCATAAATGATGAACGCTCGAGGTCAAATGAACAGATAGAAGATCTGCAATACAAGCTTGCAAACTGTATGAATGCACTTGAATCAAAAGATCAGGAACTGCTTAATCTGCAGAGTGCCCTTGGACAGTACTATGCCGAGAGTGAAGCAAAG gagcgacttggggatgatttAGCTATGGCTAGAGAAGCATTGGCTAAATTATCTGAGTCACTGAAG GTGGCAAATCAAGGAATTGAAATTTCAAGAAGGGAAAAGGACGAGGTAGTTGCCAAACTTTCTCAAGCCGAGAAGATGTTAGCGGATGGGAAGCGCTCCCTGCAGAAGCTTGAGGATGACAATTCAAGATTAAGGCATGCGCTAGAACAAAGCATGACAACAGTCAATAGGATGTCACTTGATTCAGATAACTCTGTTGACAG ACGAATTGTGATCAAACTACTAGTTACATACTTCCAACGGAATCACAGCAAAGAG GTATTGGATCTTATGGTTCGCATGCTTGGCTTCTCTGAGGAGGACAAGCAAAGAATTGGTTCTGCACAGAGCAATGTTGGTAAGGTTGTTGTCCGTGGTGTTTTGGGTCTTCCTGGGCGTCTAGTTGGAGGATTTGTTGGTGGAAATTCAGCAGGAAaatctacacatgcaccccaggatAACCAG TCCTTCGCAGATCTCTGGGTGGACTTTCTACTCAAGGAGACAGAAGAAAGGGAGAAACAAAAAGCTTCGGAAGCCGCTGCAAGGCTTTCACATGAAGAAAACCAAACTACCAGTAGGAGTGCATCAAATTTACAAGCGTCACAGCACATTGCAAATCCTGGCCTTTCCACAAAGCCACATCAGTTTGATCGTCCAGATTCCGATGAATTCCGCATGGTTCCACTTGCGCCCATGTATCATCCATGCAGACGCCTTTAA
- the LOC123154886 gene encoding golgin candidate 3 isoform X1: MRSSIATYRESLSRLAGEVDDATADEIPAPWPSRRGDNAPTPPSSGRRRRYTRPDPAEPDEISKLKEDIEKIQASEAEIKALSFNYAAMLKEKEEQLVKLRDENGSLRRSMESSNYKAASGNSNGTLQRSPSRMRRNTDQEKTSSVLKQNGYGGGASQVIQKNGPHPLPVHCKGDALVEERAYFASKQASLENEIKQLKQQLRCYSNKEDDTTRRLEDENKRNEFLQQQLNELKVDREMVATTMEELHKELSEKKAELRCLQDELSTRDSERASDGSLQSLRSMVMALQKENSDLKIAKGSLDKELVTMESTTQKVDNSTSDVDNFSDVEKVKDEMASLKKALQGAFHERDRALQNLSRLKQHLLDKDLEDQEKMDEDSKVIEELRAICEQQRAHIVQLERASKVEMTKQEESKKTINDERSRSNEQIEDLQYKLANCMNALESKDQELLNLQSALGQYYAESEAKERLGDDLAMAREALAKLSESLKVANQGIEISRREKDEVVAKLSQAEKMLADGKRSLQKLEDDNSRLRHALEQSMTTVNRMSLDSDNSVDRRIVIKLLVTYFQRNHSKEVLDLMVRMLGFSEEDKQRIGSAQSNVGKVVVRGVLGLPGRLVGGFVGGNSAGKSTHAPQDNQSFADLWVDFLLKETEEREKQKASEAAARLSHEENQTTSRSASNLQASQHIANPGLSTKPHQFDRPDSDEFRMVPLAPMYHPCRRL, from the exons ATGCGGAGCTCTATAGCGACCTATCGGGAGAGCCTCTCCCGGCTCGCTGGCGAGGTCGACGACGCCACGGCAGACGAGATCCCCGCGCCGTGGCCATCTCGGCGCGGAGACAACGCCCCTACGCCTCCGTCGTCCGGGCGGCGGAGGCGGTACACCCGCCCGGACCCCGCTGAGCCGGACGAG ATTTCTAAACTCAAGGAAGATATTGAAAAAATTCAAGCTTCTGAGGCTGAAATAAAGGCATTGTCCTTCAATTATGCTGCCATGTTGAAGGAAAAGGAG GAGCAACTGGTAAAACTTCGTGATGAAAATGGCTCATTGAGAAGAAGTATGGAGAGCTCTAACTATAAGGCAGCCTCAGGCAATTCTAAT GGTACTTTGCAAAGATCACCTAGCAGAATGCGAAGGAACACAGATCAAGAAAAAACATCGAGTGTCTTAAAACAGAATGGGTATGGTGGTGGTGCTTCACAGGTTATACAGAAAAATGGTCCGCACCCACTGCCAGTGCATTGTAAG GGAGATGCACTGGTGGAAGAAAGAGCATATTTTGCTTCTAAACAGGCTAGTCTTGAAAATGAAATTAAACAATTGAAACAGCAACTCAGGTGCTATTCAAACAAAGAAGATGATACAACACGGAGGTTAGAAG ATGAAAACAAGAGGAACGAATTTCTTCAGCAGCAGCTAAATGAACTGAAGGTCGATAGAGAGATG GTAGCAACTACCATGGAAGAGTTACATAAGGAATTAAGTGAGAAGAAAGCAGAGTTGAGATGCCTGCAAGATGAGTTGAGTACAAGGGACAGTGAGCGTGCATCAGATGGATCTCTTCAAAGCCTTCGAAGTATGGTGATGGCTCTACAGAAGGAGAATTCAGATTTGAAG ATAGCGAAGGGCAGCCTTGACAAAGAGCTCGTTACTATGGAAAGCACAACACAAAAAGTTGACAATAGTACTTCTGATGTTGACAATTTTTCTGATGTGGAGAAG GTCAAGGACGAGATGGCTTCATTGAAGAAAGCTTTACAGGGTGCTTTTCATGAGCGAGACAGAGCATTACAAAATTTGTCTCGGCTGAAGCAGCATTTGTTAGATAAG GACCTTGAAGACCAAGAAAAGATGGATGAAGATAGCAAAGTCATTGAAGAGTTGCGGGCAATCTGTGAGCAGCAAAGAGCTCATATAGTGCAGTTAGAGAGGGCATCAAAGGTTGAGATGACAAAGCAGGAGGAGAGTAAGAAGACCATAAATGATGAACGCTCGAGGTCAAATGAACAGATAGAAGATCTGCAATACAAGCTTGCAAACTGTATGAATGCACTTGAATCAAAAGATCAGGAACTGCTTAATCTGCAGAGTGCCCTTGGACAGTACTATGCCGAGAGTGAAGCAAAG gagcgacttggggatgatttAGCTATGGCTAGAGAAGCATTGGCTAAATTATCTGAGTCACTGAAG GTGGCAAATCAAGGAATTGAAATTTCAAGAAGGGAAAAGGACGAGGTAGTTGCCAAACTTTCTCAAGCCGAGAAGATGTTAGCGGATGGGAAGCGCTCCCTGCAGAAGCTTGAGGATGACAATTCAAGATTAAGGCATGCGCTAGAACAAAGCATGACAACAGTCAATAGGATGTCACTTGATTCAGATAACTCTGTTGACAG ACGAATTGTGATCAAACTACTAGTTACATACTTCCAACGGAATCACAGCAAAGAG GTATTGGATCTTATGGTTCGCATGCTTGGCTTCTCTGAGGAGGACAAGCAAAGAATTGGTTCTGCACAGAGCAATGTTGGTAAGGTTGTTGTCCGTGGTGTTTTGGGTCTTCCTGGGCGTCTAGTTGGAGGATTTGTTGGTGGAAATTCAGCAGGAAaatctacacatgcaccccaggatAACCAG TCCTTCGCAGATCTCTGGGTGGACTTTCTACTCAAGGAGACAGAAGAAAGGGAGAAACAAAAAGCTTCGGAAGCCGCTGCAAGGCTTTCACATGAAGAAAACCAAACTACCAGTAGGAGTGCATCAAATTTACAAGCGTCACAGCACATTGCAAATCCTGGCCTTTCCACAAAGCCACATCAGTTTGATCGTCCAGATTCCGATGAATTCCGCATGGTTCCACTTGCGCCCATGTATCATCCATGCAGACGCCTTTAA
- the LOC123154886 gene encoding golgin candidate 3 isoform X2 — protein sequence MRSSIATYRESLSRLAGEVDDATADEIPAPWPSRRGDNAPTPPSSGRRRRYTRPDPAEPDEISKLKEDIEKIQASEAEIKALSFNYAAMLKEKEEQLVKLRDENGSLRRSMESSNYKAASGNSNGTLQRSPSRMRRNTDQEKTSSVLKQNGYGGGASQVIQKNGPHPLPVHCKGDALVEERAYFASKQASLENEIKQLKQQLRCYSNKEDDTTRRLEDENKRNEFLQQQLNELKVDREMIAKGSLDKELVTMESTTQKVDNSTSDVDNFSDVEKVKDEMASLKKALQGAFHERDRALQNLSRLKQHLLDKDLEDQEKMDEDSKVIEELRAICEQQRAHIVQLERASKVEMTKQEESKKTINDERSRSNEQIEDLQYKLANCMNALESKDQELLNLQSALGQYYAESEAKERLGDDLAMAREALAKLSESLKVANQGIEISRREKDEVVAKLSQAEKMLADGKRSLQKLEDDNSRLRHALEQSMTTVNRMSLDSDNSVDRRIVIKLLVTYFQRNHSKEVLDLMVRMLGFSEEDKQRIGSAQSNVGKVVVRGVLGLPGRLVGGFVGGNSAGKSTHAPQDNQSFADLWVDFLLKETEEREKQKASEAAARLSHEENQTTSRSASNLQASQHIANPGLSTKPHQFDRPDSDEFRMVPLAPMYHPCRRL from the exons ATGCGGAGCTCTATAGCGACCTATCGGGAGAGCCTCTCCCGGCTCGCTGGCGAGGTCGACGACGCCACGGCAGACGAGATCCCCGCGCCGTGGCCATCTCGGCGCGGAGACAACGCCCCTACGCCTCCGTCGTCCGGGCGGCGGAGGCGGTACACCCGCCCGGACCCCGCTGAGCCGGACGAG ATTTCTAAACTCAAGGAAGATATTGAAAAAATTCAAGCTTCTGAGGCTGAAATAAAGGCATTGTCCTTCAATTATGCTGCCATGTTGAAGGAAAAGGAG GAGCAACTGGTAAAACTTCGTGATGAAAATGGCTCATTGAGAAGAAGTATGGAGAGCTCTAACTATAAGGCAGCCTCAGGCAATTCTAAT GGTACTTTGCAAAGATCACCTAGCAGAATGCGAAGGAACACAGATCAAGAAAAAACATCGAGTGTCTTAAAACAGAATGGGTATGGTGGTGGTGCTTCACAGGTTATACAGAAAAATGGTCCGCACCCACTGCCAGTGCATTGTAAG GGAGATGCACTGGTGGAAGAAAGAGCATATTTTGCTTCTAAACAGGCTAGTCTTGAAAATGAAATTAAACAATTGAAACAGCAACTCAGGTGCTATTCAAACAAAGAAGATGATACAACACGGAGGTTAGAAG ATGAAAACAAGAGGAACGAATTTCTTCAGCAGCAGCTAAATGAACTGAAGGTCGATAGAGAGATG ATAGCGAAGGGCAGCCTTGACAAAGAGCTCGTTACTATGGAAAGCACAACACAAAAAGTTGACAATAGTACTTCTGATGTTGACAATTTTTCTGATGTGGAGAAG GTCAAGGACGAGATGGCTTCATTGAAGAAAGCTTTACAGGGTGCTTTTCATGAGCGAGACAGAGCATTACAAAATTTGTCTCGGCTGAAGCAGCATTTGTTAGATAAG GACCTTGAAGACCAAGAAAAGATGGATGAAGATAGCAAAGTCATTGAAGAGTTGCGGGCAATCTGTGAGCAGCAAAGAGCTCATATAGTGCAGTTAGAGAGGGCATCAAAGGTTGAGATGACAAAGCAGGAGGAGAGTAAGAAGACCATAAATGATGAACGCTCGAGGTCAAATGAACAGATAGAAGATCTGCAATACAAGCTTGCAAACTGTATGAATGCACTTGAATCAAAAGATCAGGAACTGCTTAATCTGCAGAGTGCCCTTGGACAGTACTATGCCGAGAGTGAAGCAAAG gagcgacttggggatgatttAGCTATGGCTAGAGAAGCATTGGCTAAATTATCTGAGTCACTGAAG GTGGCAAATCAAGGAATTGAAATTTCAAGAAGGGAAAAGGACGAGGTAGTTGCCAAACTTTCTCAAGCCGAGAAGATGTTAGCGGATGGGAAGCGCTCCCTGCAGAAGCTTGAGGATGACAATTCAAGATTAAGGCATGCGCTAGAACAAAGCATGACAACAGTCAATAGGATGTCACTTGATTCAGATAACTCTGTTGACAG ACGAATTGTGATCAAACTACTAGTTACATACTTCCAACGGAATCACAGCAAAGAG GTATTGGATCTTATGGTTCGCATGCTTGGCTTCTCTGAGGAGGACAAGCAAAGAATTGGTTCTGCACAGAGCAATGTTGGTAAGGTTGTTGTCCGTGGTGTTTTGGGTCTTCCTGGGCGTCTAGTTGGAGGATTTGTTGGTGGAAATTCAGCAGGAAaatctacacatgcaccccaggatAACCAG TCCTTCGCAGATCTCTGGGTGGACTTTCTACTCAAGGAGACAGAAGAAAGGGAGAAACAAAAAGCTTCGGAAGCCGCTGCAAGGCTTTCACATGAAGAAAACCAAACTACCAGTAGGAGTGCATCAAATTTACAAGCGTCACAGCACATTGCAAATCCTGGCCTTTCCACAAAGCCACATCAGTTTGATCGTCCAGATTCCGATGAATTCCGCATGGTTCCACTTGCGCCCATGTATCATCCATGCAGACGCCTTTAA